A DNA window from Prochlorococcus marinus XMU1406 contains the following coding sequences:
- the purC gene encoding phosphoribosylaminoimidazolesuccinocarboxamide synthase — protein sequence MNNKYELIYEGKAKKIFSHDDVHKVKIEFKDDATAFNALKKEKFEGKGKLNCLISAKIFEILIKKNIPTHFIDLENENTMIAKKINVIPLEIVLRNIAYGSLCKQTTIKPGTFLSKPLIDIYLKNDELNDPLITKDRIELMNILSSHDLELIITLTLKINEILKSFFKDIKLQLVDFKLEFGYDYRNNILLGDEISPDNCRLWDLNQKNDTIVSLDKDRFRNDLGGLIEAYSEIHRRINDFH from the coding sequence ATGAACAATAAATATGAATTGATTTATGAAGGCAAAGCAAAAAAAATATTTTCTCATGATGATGTACATAAAGTAAAAATTGAATTTAAAGATGATGCTACAGCTTTTAATGCGTTAAAAAAAGAAAAATTTGAAGGCAAAGGCAAACTTAATTGCTTAATAAGTGCAAAAATTTTTGAGATTCTTATTAAGAAGAATATCCCTACTCATTTTATTGATCTTGAAAATGAAAATACAATGATTGCAAAAAAAATAAACGTAATTCCATTAGAAATTGTTTTAAGAAATATTGCTTATGGTTCTTTATGTAAACAAACTACTATTAAACCTGGAACTTTCCTGTCGAAACCATTAATTGATATTTATCTAAAGAATGATGAACTTAATGATCCCCTTATTACAAAAGATAGAATTGAATTAATGAATATATTAAGCTCTCATGATTTAGAGTTAATAATAACTTTAACTTTAAAAATTAATGAAATCCTGAAAAGTTTTTTTAAAGATATTAAACTGCAACTTGTGGATTTCAAGTTGGAATTTGGTTATGATTATAGGAATAACATTCTTCTCGGGGATGAAATAAGTCCTGATAATTGTAGATTGTGGGATCTAAATCAAAAAAATGATACAATTGTAAGCCTAGATAAAGATAGATTTAGGAATGATTTAGGTGGTCTAATTGAAGCTTATAGTGAAATTCACAGGAGAATAAATGATTTTCATTAA